From Streptomyces asiaticus, one genomic window encodes:
- a CDS encoding response regulator transcription factor, whose product MAGTGSGRVLVTDDDAAIRRSLERGLRLNGFAVTLADGGHAALAALRDGAPDVVVLDISMPDLSGIEVCRSLRADGNDVPVLMLSALDEVADRVAGLQAGGDDYLVKPFALQELVLRLHALLRRRPPAATDRVRAGALEMVPEAREAWLDGVALRLTRREFELLDVFARNAGIVLTRDQLLDRVWGYDFDVRTDAVDTFVSYLRRKLEAGGRPRMLHTVRGVGFVLRPTEAR is encoded by the coding sequence ATGGCAGGCACGGGCAGCGGTCGCGTCCTGGTGACGGATGACGACGCGGCCATCCGGCGGTCCCTGGAGCGCGGGCTGCGGCTCAACGGGTTCGCCGTGACCCTCGCGGACGGCGGCCACGCCGCGCTGGCCGCGCTGCGCGACGGGGCGCCCGATGTGGTGGTCCTGGACATCTCCATGCCCGACCTCAGCGGGATCGAGGTGTGCCGCAGCCTGCGCGCGGACGGCAATGACGTGCCCGTCCTGATGCTGTCGGCCCTCGACGAGGTGGCCGACCGGGTGGCCGGGCTCCAGGCCGGGGGCGACGACTACCTCGTCAAGCCCTTCGCGCTCCAGGAGCTGGTGCTGCGGCTGCACGCCCTGCTGCGCCGCCGTCCGCCCGCCGCCACCGACCGGGTGCGGGCCGGTGCGCTGGAGATGGTGCCGGAGGCCCGGGAGGCATGGCTGGACGGGGTGGCGCTGCGGCTCACCCGGCGCGAGTTCGAGCTGCTGGACGTGTTCGCCCGGAACGCCGGGATCGTGCTCACCCGCGATCAGCTGCTGGATCGCGTCTGGGGCTATGACTTCGACGTCCGTACGGACGCCGTGGACACCTTCGTCAGCTATCTGCGCCGCAAGCTGGAGGCGGGCGGCCGCCCGCGGATGCTGCACACGGTGCGCGGCGTGGGGTTCGTCCTGCGGCCCACCGAAGCGCGGTAA